The proteins below are encoded in one region of Triticum aestivum cultivar Chinese Spring chromosome 1B, IWGSC CS RefSeq v2.1, whole genome shotgun sequence:
- the LOC123139798 gene encoding inositol-tetrakisphosphate 1-kinase 4, producing the protein MVADHQSSSPASPRPRFTIGYALPPGKAGSVIQPPLEALAAERGMRLVAVDASLPLADQGPFDLIIHKLFDRPWRAQLEAFSALHPSVPVVDAPAAVDRLLDRFTMLDVVPGLAAGLDFPLSVPAQVTVSDAAALAADDPSHGLRFPLIAKPLAVDGSAGSHDLCLVYRAEGLRGLHTPVVLQEFVNHGGVLFKVYVVGGRAVCVRRSSLPDVPAARLADPDADASVPFANISSRPALDKGEDSMPPAAFVDQVARGLRQALGLHLLNFDMFAATELDDGGRQRYFLVDINYFPGFAKMPGYETALTDFFAEMIQVGTGAASFEKLESVPCNGIDLE; encoded by the coding sequence ATGGTGGCCGACCACCagtcctcctcccccgcctccccgcggccgcggttCACCATCGGCTACGCGCTGCCGCCCGGCAAGGCGGGCAGCGTCATCCAGCCGCCCCTGGAGGCCCTCGCGGCGGAGCGCGGCATGCGCCTCGTCGCCGTCGACGCCTCGCTCCCGCTGGCCGACCAGGGCCCCTTCGACCTCATCATCCACAAGCTCTTCGACCGGCCCTGGCGCGCGCAGCTGGAGGCCTTCTCCGCGCTCCACCCCTCCGTCCCCGTCGtcgacgcccccgccgccgtcgaCCGCCTGCTCGACCGCTTCACCATGCTCGACGTCGTCCCCGGGCTCGCCGCCGGCCTGGACTTCCCGCTGTCCGTCCCCGCGCAGGTCACCGTGAGCGACGCCGCCGCGCTCGCCGCGGACGACCCCTCCCACGGCCTCCGCTTCCCGCTCATCGCCAAGCCGCTGGCCGTCGACGGCAGCGCGGGGTCCCACGACCTGTGCCTCGTGTACCGCGCCGAGGGCCTCCGGGGCCTCCACACGCCCGTCGTCCTCCAGGAGTTCGTCAACCACGGCGGCGTGCTCTTCAAGGTCTACGTGGTGGGCGGCCGCGCCGTGTGCGTCCGGCGCAGCAGCCTGCCGGACGTGCCCGCGGCGCGCCTCGCGGACCCCGACGCCGACGCCTCCGTCCCCTTCGCCAACATCTCCAGCCGCCCCGCGCTGGACAAGGGGGAGGACTCGATGCCGCCCGCCGCGTTCGTCGACCAGGTCGCGCGCGGGCTCCGCCAAGCGCTGGGGTTGCACCTCCTCAACTTCGACATGTTCGCGGCGACGGAGCTGGACGACGGCGGCCGGCAGAGATACTTCCTTGTCGACATCAACTACTTCCCGGGGTTCGCCAAGATGCCGGGCTATGAGACTGCTCTCACGGATTTCTTCGCCGAGATGATTCAGGTCGGCACAGGCGCCGCCAGCTTCGAGAAGCTCGAATCTGTGCCCTGCAATGGCATAGATCTCGAGTGA